Below is a genomic region from Azoarcus sp. KH32C.
CCGCTGCCCGTCGAGCGGATGACCGAGTTTCTTGCCTCGTACCGGCCCGGCGGCATGCCGCCGGGCGGCTGATCCGCGGCGGCGCTCAACGCGCCGTCGCAGTCGCGATGTTGGAGTATCCCGAACTCCCCGCGGTATTGCTGGCGCGCAGGCGATAGGAATAGGTCGATTTCGACTTCACCTGCGCGTCGGACCAAGCGGTCGCGGTCGCGGCGAGCTGAGCGACGGGAGCGAACGCAGTGCAGGCGCTTCCCATACAGCGCTCCACCGTGATCGAACTGGCGTCGCTGGCGGTATTGCGCCAGACGAGGTCGATCCTGCGCCGCGTCGTCGAACTTGCCGCCAGGTTCGTCGGCGCGGTCGGCACCGTCACGCCGGGCGGCACCGGCACGACATTGGGGGGAACCGCCCAGCACGTAATCAAGGCATCGTAGCCACCCGTGGCGCACACGTCGCCATTCGGCAGCGCCGCCGCCCAGACCGTCTCGAGCGTGGAGAAGGCGACCCACAGCAGTTGTCCGCTCGAACTGTAGCCCGCCGTTACCCCGGGGATAAAGCCACCCGGCAGGTTCGGGCCGCCCCGGCCCGTGACCACCGTGGTGCCGTCCGGCATTACGAGCACCGCCCGCGGGATCTCGTCCGTATTCAGCTTGCCGTCGCGGACCGCTTCCCAGCGCACCGCGCCGGTGGTCTCGAAGGCGACCGTGTACCAGTCGAGGAAGCCGCGGTTGGTCTGCCCGGTCACCGCCAGGCTGCCGTCGGGCGCCATCGCCATCCGCAGACCGAAGGCGTCGCCGGCGTCGGCGGGCTTCCGGTCGGTGCGCCATACGCGCTTCCCGGTTGCCCGCTCGTAGGCGATCACCGTGAGAAAGTACTTGAGCGCAGGCGTGCCCGCGCCGGTCACGCCCTGGCCGGTGACGTAGACGCGTTTGGCATCGACCACGACGTCCTTCGCCGTCGTGCCTTCGGCGGCGGTCACCTGCCACTTGCGGATACCTGTCGCGGTGTCATACGCGATCGTGTTCCACAACGCGCCGCCGGAGATCCCTCCCGTCACCACCACATCGGCGCCGTCGGGGCTCAAGGCCAGCGAAGCGGCGAGCGCGTAGCCGCTGCCCGTCGCATCCCGTTGCGACCACAGCAGGGCGCCGGACGGGTCGTACTTCTGGACGAACATGCCGCTTCCCCGTCCGCTCACGGCCAGATAGGCATTGCCATCCGCATCGACCACGAGCCGTCCGACGGCCGGGAGGAATCCCACCGCCGGATCGACGCGCCACAGCAATGCCCCGTTCGTGTCGAACCGGACCAAGGTGCTCTGGATCGGATTGCCGCTTGAGTTGACGCTGTGACCGACCGCCAGGAAATCGCCGCCCGGGGCCGCGACCACCCAGTCGCCGACAAAGGTCCCCGATGCCGGGTTGACCGTGCTGCGCCAGCGGAACACACCGTTTTCGGTGTACGAGGTGACGGCCAGATTGCGCCCGCCGGACGGCCCCGACACGATGGCGACATTGCCCCGGGCATCGACGGCCATCCGCGCCGCCTGTCCGGCGCTGTCGATCCCCGCGGAAAGACCTCCCGCCGTCCATTGCAGCACCGGCTCGGTGATGGCGGCGCCGACGGGCGGCACCATTCCCACCGTGAGCATCAGGACGACCGCCGCCGCGGCCATCGCCCGGCCAATACGGCATGCCGGGATAAGGGATTGAGCGTTGAAGTGCTGTCGCATGATCCAATCTCCTCCAACCATCCCCCGGTGAAAAAAGTATAGGAACGGCTGTCGCCGCCCGCGGACGCGAACGCCATTGGTTTGATGGCCGTCAACAAAATCGCCGAATGCTCTGCGAGGACGTTCGGGCGGTGGGCTCGCCGATCGACTCACGCCTACCCCCTTTGCCGTATGATGGCCAGATGGAGATCCATCGCATCAGCCTGCACCGCCTCGTGCAGGCGCCGCACGATTTCGACACCGTCGTCGTGATCGATGTGCTGCGCTCGTTCTCGACCGCCGCCTACGCCTTCGCGGCCGGTGCGTCGGAAATCCACCCCGTCCAGACCGCCGCCGAGGCGCAGCTGTTGTTGAACCGGATCCCGGAGGCGCTAACGATCGGCGCGCTGCCCGGCGGCCGTCCGATGGCCGGCTTCGACCTCGGCAATTCGCCTTCCCGCGTGCAGGCGCTTGCGCTTGCCGGGCGTCCGGTGATCCTCACGACCGCCGCAGGCGTGCAGGCGCTGATCCGCTTCGGTCACGTGCCCCGTCTCTTCGCGACGAGCCTCGTCTGCGCCGGGGCGACGCTTGCCGCGCTGCAGGCCATCGCCCCTCGGCGCATCGCGCTGCTCACGACCGGCGAATGGACCGATCGCGACGGCGACGAGGACATCGCCTGCGCCGACTACCTCGCCGCGGGCCTGCTCGGCCATCCGATCAGCCACGCCGTCCTCTCCCGTCGTGTGCGCGAATCCGACTTCGGCCGGCGTTTCGCGGCCGGTACCGACCCGGCGCTGCCCCTCGCCGACCTGGAGCTCTGCGCAGTCGTCGACCGCTTCGACTTCGCGATGCCGGTCGTGCGCGAGGACGACGGGCTGGTCGTGCGCCCGCTCCGGTCTGCACCGTAAGAACCCTGCAACGCTGACCCGTCTGGCGCGAAGCGCGCCTGCTCACTCCCCCGTCGGTGCCTTCCTCAACAACTCCGTCGGCCGCATCGGATTCCGATACCCGCCGGCTCCGGCGTCGTAGGTCTCGTACGGCATGTCGTAGTGGCGGCCGGTTGCCGGGTCCTGCATGCGTTCGTAGCCCATGGTCAGCTCGCGGCGGGCCTGCGAGATGCGGTCTTCGGACAGGCCTTTCTGGCGCCAGGATTCGATCAGGCCGGAGTTGTCGAGCGGGTTGTTGCGCGGGAGCATGACGCGGTCGGCGCCGGCGACCTGGCGGGGGTTGGTGACGGCGATGCTCTGCGCGACGGCGGGCAGCCAGGTGCGGTCCTGCGGCCAGTTGGCGGCGGGGGACTGGTAGAGGGTCATCGTCGCCCAGTAGCGGCCGTAGGCCGAGCTCACGCCGACGGTGGCATTCATGCGCACCGGCACGCCGTTGTAGGTGCCGGCGAGTTCGTATTCCTCGGTACGCCAGGGGCTCATGATGCCGGGCTGGTCGCCGAGGCGGCGGTTGGCGGTGACCTGCATCGTGGGATTCACCTGCCGCATCGTCATCGCGAGGAACTGCTGCGGTGTCATGTCGCCGAAGCCGCCGGCGAGGAGCGCGCTGGAGACGAAGGTCGTGCCGTTGGGCGCGAAGAGATCGACGCCGTTGGTCGTCTCCTTCATCGCCCAGCCCTTCGGGGTGGACCAGCGGAAGTACTGCCCCTGGTGGGTCTCGAGGACGGGGCGGTTCAGGGCGACAGGTTTGGCATCCACCGCCAGCCCGGGAGGCGCGGCCGACAGCAGCACGGCGGAGGCGAGGGCGGCACAGAAATTCCGTAGTGTCATGGCAGATGTCCGGCGGCAGGTGATATGGAATTGTGCTGTAAATCTTTCCGCATCAGGCTGAGGGAACGGTCCAGGCGTGCGCCGGGAAGCGCTCGGCCCAGGCCATGAAGTCTTCCGGCGGCATCGGCCTCGCGATGAAGTAGCCCTGGCCGACGTCGCAGCCCAGTTCGGCGAGCCGGTCCCAGCTCTCGCGCGTCTCGATGCCCTCGGCGACCGCCTTGCGCCCGAGGTCGTGGATCAGGTCGATGGTCGAGCGCACGATCAGCTCGCAGTCCTTGCGGCTCGACATGTCACGAATGAAGGACTGGTCGATCTTGATGTACTCGACCGGCAGCTTCTGCAGATAGCTGAGCGAGGAGTAGCCGGTGCCGAAATCGTCGATGTAAAGCGGGATCCCCTCGTTGCGCAGGCCGTGCAGCACGTGCAGTGCGAACTCGGCGTCCTCCATCACGGCGCTTTCGGTGATCTCCATTTCGAACAGGCCGGCGCAGACGCCATAGGCCGCCTGCAAATGGCGGATCTTCTCAAGCAGCTTTTCGTCGTGCAGGTTGCGGGCCGAGAGGTTCACGGCGATCGGCAGTTCGCGTCCTTGCCGTGCCCACTGCTGATTCAGGCGCATCGCCGTCTCGACCACCCATTCGGTGAGCGGCTTGATCAGGCCGGTGTTCTCGGCCAGTTCGATGAATTCGCCGGGCGGGATGATGCCGCGTTCGGCGTGCTTCCAGCGCACCAGCCCTTCGGCGCCGCAGACGCGGCCGCTCGCGAGCTCCACCTTGGGCTGCAGGTAGAGCAGGAGGTCGCCGTGCTCGATCGCGCGTCGCAGCTCGCTGACAAGGGTCAGGCGGCGCGCCTGGGTCGGGTTCTGCGCGGGATCGAACATGACGTGGCCGAGCCCTTTCTTCTTCGCCACCTGCACCGCGATGTCCATGTGGCGGTACAGGTCGTGCGCGGTGGTGCCGTGCTCGGGGAAGAGCGCGACGCCGATGCGGGCGGAGACGTCGAGCGCGATGTCGGCGATCGGGAAGGGCGGCGCCAGCGCCTGCTCCAGGCGGCTCACCAGCGCGAGCGCGGCGCTTGCGTCGCCCGCGGGCAGCAGCGCGGCGAATTCGTCCCCGCGAAGGCGCGCCACCGTCGCCGATGCGGGGGCCGCGCTGCGCAGCCGCGTGCCGAATTCGCGCAGCATGTCGTCGCCGTGCCGGAAACCCAGCGCGTCGTTGATTTCGCTCAGGCGTTCGATGTTGGCCTGCAGCACGGCGAAGGGGGCGTCGGACTGCTTGCCGGATTCCAGCGCGGCGTTGATCGCGGCGGTGAATTGCGTCTCGTTCGGCAGCCCGGTGAGGGTGTCGAAGTGCGTCAGCCGGTACATCGCCTCCTGGCTCTTCTGCTGTTCGGCGCGCACGCGCAGCGTGGCGATGCCGAAGGCGAGGTCGTCGGCCGACTCGGTGAGCAGCACGACTTCGTCCGGGCCGAAGATGTCCGGTGCCGCATCGTAGATCGCGAGTGCGCCGATCACTTCGCCGCCGACTTGCAGGGGGCAGGCGATCACCGATTCGTAGGCGGGGACTGCGGCCCTCCAGGGGGCGTAGTTCGGGTCGTTGGCAATGTCCCGCACGACCCTCGTCTGTCCGTTGCGGATCGTCGTTCCGACGGCGCCCCGGCCATGCTCGTTGTCGGCCCAGGTGGCCGTCAATGCGCGCACGCCGGCCAGGCCGCCGGGATAGCCGCTCTCGGCCATCGCCCGAAGCGACTGGGCCGGGTCGTGAAGGCGGTACCACACCACCGCCGTGTCGTAGCCGCCGGTTTCGACAATCGCGCGGCACATGCCGTCGAGGAGCTCCTGTTCGTCGGTCGCACGCAGCATCGTCCGGTTGCCCGCGCTCAGCGTCCGCAGCGCGCGGCTGACATGCTCCAGCTCGTACACGTGGCGCTCGAGATCGGCATTGAGGCTGCGGATCCGCTCTTCGGCTTCCTTGCGTGCGGTGATGTCGGTGCCGAGCACGTAGTAGCCGGCGACGCCGCCGTCGGCATCCCGTCGCGGCGCATAGCTGATGAGCTGCCAGACGCCCGGGAAGGGCTGCCAGTCGTAGCTCTGCGGCTCGCCCAGCAAGGCTTTCGCGATGATCGGGGAGGCGATCGCGTAGCGCTCCTCGCCGAGGATCTCGCGGACGGTGCAACCGGTGATGTCGGGGCGATCCGACGCGAAACGCGCCCGATACTGCTCGTTCACATAGACGTAGCGCTGCTCGGCGTCCACGTAGGCGATCAGCGCCGGGACGTTGCGGATCACGCTGCGCAGGTGATCTTCGCTGTCGCGCAACTGTGCCGTCCGCTCCCGCACGTGCTGTTCGAGCAACTCGTTCTGTTCGAGGATCGTGCGGCGGGCCTGTCGCTCGATGGCTTCCGACTCCCGCAACTGCCGGCGGATCAGCGAATAGCTCGCCGCGAGCAGCGCGAAGAGCGACGCCGCAAGCAGGGCACCGACCGACGCCAGGACCTTGTCGGTGCGTTGTTGCTCGGCATTGCGCGCCTTCAGCTGGCGGTTCTCGTCCGCGTCCATGTCGCGCATCAGGCCGTAGGCGCGTTCACGCGTTTCCTGCAACGGCGCCGATGCGGCGTAGGCGTTCGCGGCATCGACTCCTTCCGTGCTGCGCAGCATCTGTACGCGCTGCGAAATCGCGATGCGCTCGTCGACGACTTCGCGCAACAGCTGCCAGCGTTCCTGCTGCCGAGGTTCGTCGGCCGTGAGCTGCTTGATGCGTTGCAGACTGGCTTCGCGGGCCGCGATCAGCGTGTCCCGTTGTTCGAGATGGGCCGGATTTCCCGAAAGCCTGTAGTTCTGCGTGCTCAGTTCGATCTCGACCGTGCTCGCCTTGGCCTGGGCGAGGTTGCTGAGCACGTCATGGCTGCGGGTCAGCCGGTGTTCCGCTTCCGCAGCATCCTTCGACAATTTCCAGGTGGTAATGCCGAGCACGCCGACCACCAGCACCGCAGCGA
It encodes:
- a CDS encoding PQQ-binding-like beta-propeller repeat protein — protein: MRQHFNAQSLIPACRIGRAMAAAAVVLMLTVGMVPPVGAAITEPVLQWTAGGLSAGIDSAGQAARMAVDARGNVAIVSGPSGGRNLAVTSYTENGVFRWRSTVNPASGTFVGDWVVAAPGGDFLAVGHSVNSSGNPIQSTLVRFDTNGALLWRVDPAVGFLPAVGRLVVDADGNAYLAVSGRGSGMFVQKYDPSGALLWSQRDATGSGYALAASLALSPDGADVVVTGGISGGALWNTIAYDTATGIRKWQVTAAEGTTAKDVVVDAKRVYVTGQGVTGAGTPALKYFLTVIAYERATGKRVWRTDRKPADAGDAFGLRMAMAPDGSLAVTGQTNRGFLDWYTVAFETTGAVRWEAVRDGKLNTDEIPRAVLVMPDGTTVVTGRGGPNLPGGFIPGVTAGYSSSGQLLWVAFSTLETVWAAALPNGDVCATGGYDALITCWAVPPNVVPVPPGVTVPTAPTNLAASSTTRRRIDLVWRNTASDASSITVERCMGSACTAFAPVAQLAATATAWSDAQVKSKSTYSYRLRASNTAGSSGYSNIATATAR
- a CDS encoding 2-phosphosulfolactate phosphatase, with product MEIHRISLHRLVQAPHDFDTVVVIDVLRSFSTAAYAFAAGASEIHPVQTAAEAQLLLNRIPEALTIGALPGGRPMAGFDLGNSPSRVQALALAGRPVILTTAAGVQALIRFGHVPRLFATSLVCAGATLAALQAIAPRRIALLTTGEWTDRDGDEDIACADYLAAGLLGHPISHAVLSRRVRESDFGRRFAAGTDPALPLADLELCAVVDRFDFAMPVVREDDGLVVRPLRSAP
- a CDS encoding EAL domain-containing protein encodes the protein MKPEASFETRVLIAFVAAVLVVGVLGITTWKLSKDAAEAEHRLTRSHDVLSNLAQAKASTVEIELSTQNYRLSGNPAHLEQRDTLIAAREASLQRIKQLTADEPRQQERWQLLREVVDERIAISQRVQMLRSTEGVDAANAYAASAPLQETRERAYGLMRDMDADENRQLKARNAEQQRTDKVLASVGALLAASLFALLAASYSLIRRQLRESEAIERQARRTILEQNELLEQHVRERTAQLRDSEDHLRSVIRNVPALIAYVDAEQRYVYVNEQYRARFASDRPDITGCTVREILGEERYAIASPIIAKALLGEPQSYDWQPFPGVWQLISYAPRRDADGGVAGYYVLGTDITARKEAEERIRSLNADLERHVYELEHVSRALRTLSAGNRTMLRATDEQELLDGMCRAIVETGGYDTAVVWYRLHDPAQSLRAMAESGYPGGLAGVRALTATWADNEHGRGAVGTTIRNGQTRVVRDIANDPNYAPWRAAVPAYESVIACPLQVGGEVIGALAIYDAAPDIFGPDEVVLLTESADDLAFGIATLRVRAEQQKSQEAMYRLTHFDTLTGLPNETQFTAAINAALESGKQSDAPFAVLQANIERLSEINDALGFRHGDDMLREFGTRLRSAAPASATVARLRGDEFAALLPAGDASAALALVSRLEQALAPPFPIADIALDVSARIGVALFPEHGTTAHDLYRHMDIAVQVAKKKGLGHVMFDPAQNPTQARRLTLVSELRRAIEHGDLLLYLQPKVELASGRVCGAEGLVRWKHAERGIIPPGEFIELAENTGLIKPLTEWVVETAMRLNQQWARQGRELPIAVNLSARNLHDEKLLEKIRHLQAAYGVCAGLFEMEITESAVMEDAEFALHVLHGLRNEGIPLYIDDFGTGYSSLSYLQKLPVEYIKIDQSFIRDMSSRKDCELIVRSTIDLIHDLGRKAVAEGIETRESWDRLAELGCDVGQGYFIARPMPPEDFMAWAERFPAHAWTVPSA